The Verrucomicrobiota bacterium genome window below encodes:
- a CDS encoding OmpA family protein has translation MGNATRTTLVVLTIIVLILAGFYFFYDSYQKKSALADKTQQIEKLEAQVNALTSSLDDLTIQNQELDELLSGEKDRAEEAARQTEILKARGARLQKAVSDTQSRLSKERSLYQEQRKKLLDEMQKSKSAKSTLEDKLKEAIASKDVIISNLKGKLTVNVASKILFKSGSSDLIPEGKQVLDKLALALEDEDDQIVQIEGHTDNVPISSTRFPSNWDLSASRAIAAVRYLNDVCSIPADRLSAVAYGQHRPIAPNDTKENRAKNRRIEIILSPGVEKVIAE, from the coding sequence ATGGGTAACGCTACTAGAACGACACTCGTTGTTTTAACTATCATCGTCCTCATATTGGCTGGCTTTTACTTTTTTTATGACAGCTACCAAAAAAAATCAGCACTCGCGGATAAAACACAACAAATTGAGAAACTAGAAGCACAGGTTAATGCACTAACCAGCTCGCTGGATGACCTGACTATCCAGAATCAGGAACTGGACGAGCTATTAAGTGGAGAAAAGGATCGGGCAGAAGAAGCAGCTCGACAGACCGAGATCCTTAAAGCTCGCGGAGCGCGCCTACAAAAAGCTGTCTCTGATACACAAAGCAGGCTTTCCAAAGAACGCTCCCTTTATCAGGAGCAAAGAAAGAAATTGCTCGATGAAATGCAAAAGAGCAAAAGTGCGAAGTCCACCCTTGAAGATAAATTAAAGGAAGCGATCGCTAGCAAAGACGTCATTATTTCTAATCTCAAAGGAAAGCTTACGGTAAATGTGGCTAGTAAGATCCTTTTTAAATCTGGGTCTTCGGATCTGATTCCCGAGGGAAAACAAGTCTTGGATAAGCTCGCCCTAGCACTTGAAGATGAAGACGACCAAATCGTGCAAATTGAAGGGCATACAGATAATGTTCCCATCAGCTCCACGCGATTTCCTTCCAACTGGGATCTATCCGCGAGTCGAGCGATCGCCGCAGTTCGTTACTTAAATGATGTTTGTAGCATCCCAGCCGATCGATTGTCTGCGGTTGCCTATGGACAACACCGCCCTATCGCTCCAAATGATACAAAAGAAAACCGTGCAAAAAATCGCCGCATTGAAATTATCTTAAGTCCCGGAGTCGAGAAAGTGATCGCAGAATAA
- a CDS encoding HDOD domain-containing protein, which yields MSNLDESAEPVSYEASMPLEKILAHLPSNANNRLHRDKMAEALFGDSKIPRAAFTDHKLMQLIMDPNTELESLAECIKMDPGLNLKIVRMSRTALYTRGEETRSFEDAFYRIGLKEIRKIVYADTVASSFRNFTIEVNWMDFWRRAVLKAQLTEKLLKAALGNKNFGFISGILNDTGSLLIMEYLPEQYAEIAGLIDSGHAKDLAEKSVLHFTHAHVAGVLCLKWRFPYDVAMGIYYHHSDLSRVDDVINVELYARAGLSAEHLADLSLRVIDEGLDIDELDTYYAGNEWAELTDLIEDKEVLMGIDLEKEIESATNMANILTTG from the coding sequence ATGAGCAACCTAGATGAATCAGCGGAACCGGTCTCTTACGAGGCCAGTATGCCGCTGGAAAAAATCCTGGCACATTTGCCTAGCAATGCAAATAACCGTCTGCATCGGGATAAAATGGCAGAAGCACTGTTTGGCGACAGCAAAATTCCTCGCGCGGCTTTTACAGACCACAAGTTGATGCAACTTATTATGGATCCGAATACAGAGCTGGAAAGCTTAGCGGAGTGCATCAAAATGGATCCTGGTTTAAATTTGAAAATCGTCAGAATGAGCCGAACGGCTCTCTATACGAGAGGAGAGGAAACACGAAGTTTTGAGGATGCCTTTTACAGGATAGGCCTAAAGGAAATTCGCAAAATTGTTTATGCGGATACTGTGGCAAGCAGTTTCCGGAACTTCACTATAGAAGTAAACTGGATGGACTTTTGGAGGCGCGCGGTTCTCAAGGCACAGCTAACAGAGAAATTATTGAAGGCAGCTTTGGGAAATAAGAACTTTGGTTTTATCTCGGGTATTTTGAACGATACGGGGAGCCTATTGATAATGGAATATTTGCCGGAACAGTATGCCGAAATAGCAGGTCTCATAGACTCTGGACATGCTAAAGATCTGGCAGAGAAGTCGGTTCTACATTTTACTCATGCTCACGTAGCAGGTGTGCTGTGCTTGAAATGGCGTTTCCCTTATGATGTTGCCATGGGTATTTATTATCACCACAGTGATCTGAGCCGAGTGGATGACGTTATTAACGTAGAGTTGTATGCAAGGGCTGGGCTATCTGCAGAACATTTAGCAGATCTCTCCCTGAGAGTCATTGATGAAGGACTAGATATTGACGAGCTCGATACATACTACGCCGGTAATGAGTGGGCGGAGTTAACGGATCTGATTGAGGACAAAGAGGTTCTCATGGGTATTGACCTTGAGAAAGAAATCGAGAGTGCCACGAATATGGCCAACATTCTCACAACAGGCTAA